The following proteins come from a genomic window of Hydractinia symbiolongicarpus strain clone_291-10 chromosome 2, HSymV2.1, whole genome shotgun sequence:
- the LOC130630120 gene encoding uncharacterized protein LOC130630120, whose translation MNVPPENQDILLEHNYANNVPHENAVVNGDHNYAIPRLHNDLDVVAARRRVDAQRHREQRPNETLEQAQQRRAADALRQNARRAAENVEDANARQQVDAQRQRANRENELPQQAAVRRRAELLRHRARVQRFLNLARINNVLPPTHSAGEFTIVCEHCRAIKFNNENHFKCCHNGKVALPAILQFPAEIRELLSNDSAQAKQFRKHIRVYNNAFSFASLSANIRPPPGRGPPCFRICGQLFHRYGALLPAQNEVPNFSQLYIVEAAAALNMRIENPTHAHCNRETMQIIQDVLNRDSSYAAAYRNMAEVEREETARAAAENRQPSVVSMVMREGNDRRRYNAPLHQEVAAIFVGNDGAPPAARDIVVYPRNQPLRQIPHISCNIDPMMYPILFPRGEPGWDPNMAHVREHATGVRNRLTQLEYYIYRIAIRREFSALHLAGKLFQQFLVDAYVKVEGQRLAFIRRNQNQLRAESYQGLLDYLQNAADQRNLQAGNVVVLPSTFSGSPRNMHQLYLDAMALVSKKGKPDLFLTFTCNPKWPEIVTNLLPGQSASDRPDLVARVFKLKLLALKKDLKDGVLGVLCAHVDVIEFQKRGLPHVHMLLHLHNEFKLRNADDIDLLICAQIPDQNQDAELHDIIKSCMIHGPCGHLNNTSPCMKEGECTKHFPKQFNDGTVINVDGYPMYHRPDNGRTVRIRNLDVDNRWVVPYNPFLCKKYMAHINLEACVSIKSVKYLYKYIYKGYDTAHIEINERIDHDEVTTFLDARYVSAPEATWRLCEFPMHTQSHSIIRLPVHLPNHQQVFFREGNEAVAADRAENSKTMLTAWFQLNQQDQHAQRLFYTEIPYHFVFRNTQQQKRWVVRQRGAEKIVSRMYNASIREGERYFLRVLLLHVPGATSFDDLRHFEENIYASFRDACLARGLLADDNLWIRTMNELVEYASPSKMRKAFSFILIHGEPNNPHELWETFRAAMMEDYLRHHPEVQAEQMVLGKIKGVIQQFGKRLTDFGLPALQEALLDDLPNAEEMRQEAVNIRPLLNAKQVHVADSIINAVTNSNINVANIFFLDGPGGTGKTFTYNYIIKEVIARNLCVATCAWTGIAATLLQNGKTVHSLFKLPVPVLDGCTCNIKPNSDHAAFLRRQVIIIFDEASMIPKYALEAIDRMFRDICNSEIPFAGKVILLGGDFRQVLPVVRRAGPAQIVEVCLKSSELWHLTRIFHLHTNMRAGEGEQVFAEFLLNLGSGRVPQKPDDPNQGCIEIPHECVLQPNENIVTSIFSELDDVEFSRCVILTPTNEEALEINEQILNQIPGDTRTYYSIDSVVSDDQEEIDLYPMEFINSLTPSGMPPHQLNVKVGSVVMLLGNLSLKDGLCNGTRLMVRNLRANVIDCEILTGIRRGDRVLIPRVSLCPNDTNLPFQIKRTQFPLRLSYALTINKSQGQTFEKVGIFLRRPCFSHGQLYVAFSRARSFQAVKVQVVNTFKQGYVGDRCFTKNIVFPQVL comes from the coding sequence ATGAATGTTCCTCCAGAAAATCAAGATATTTTATTGGAACATAACTATGCAAATAATGTTCCCCATGAAAACGCTGTTGTGAATGGTGATCATAATTATGCAATTCCCCGCTTACATAATGATTTGGATGTTGTTGCTGCGCGGCGAAGAGTTGATGCTCAACGTCACAGGGAACAGAGACCCAATGAAACTTTAGAACAGGCCCAACAGCGTAGAGCAGCAGATGCTCTACGCCAAAACGCAAGACGAGCAGCTGAAAACGTAGAAGACGCAAATGCTCGCCAACAGGTAGATGCACAACGTCAACGTGCGAATAGAGAAAATGAATTACCCCAGCAAGCAGCAGTAAGACGTAGGGCAGAATTATTGCGTCATCGAGCTAGGGTTCAACGTTTCTTAAATTTAGCTAGAATTAACAATGTTTTGCCTCCTACACATTCTGCAGGTGAGTTTACTATTGTGTGTGAGCATTGTCGAGCTATTAAATTTAATAATGAAAATCATTTTAAGTGTTGTCACAATGGCAAAGTGGCCCTGCCTGCTATATTACAATTTCCTGCTGAAATACGTGAATTGTTAAGCAACGACTCTGCCCAAGCTAAACAGTTTCGTAAGCATATCAGAGTATACAATAATGCATTTAGTTTTGCTTCTTTGTCAGCAAACATTCGACCACCACCAGGTCGTGGACCCCCCTGTTTTAGAATATGTGGTCAATTATTTCACAGGTATGGTGCTTTATTACCTGCTCAGAATGAAGTACCTAATTTTAGCCAATTGTATATTGTAGAAGCTGCAGCTGCCTTAAACATGCGTATTGAGAATCCAACACATGCTCATTGTAATCGCGAAACAATGCAGATAATTCAAGATGTTCTTAACAGGGATTCTTCATATGCTGCAGCTTATAGAAATATGGCTGAAGTGGAACGTGAAGAAACAGCCAGAGCAGCTGCGGAAAACAGACAGCCTTCTGTTGTAAGTATGGTAATGCGCGAGGGTAATGATCGCAGAAGGTATAATGCACCCTTGCATCAGGAAGTTGCTGCCATCTTTGTTGGTAATGATGGAGCACCTCCTGCTGCAAGAGATATTGTTGTTTATCCACGTAATCAACCTTTGCGGCAAATCCCTCATATATCATGCAATATTGATCCTATGATGTATCCCATTTTATTTCCACGTGGTGAGCCGGGTTGGGACCCAAATATGGCCCATGTCAGGGAGCATGCAACTGGAGTTAGAAATAGGCTAACCCAGTTGGAATATTATATTTACCGCATTGCTATTAGGCGAGAATTTTCTGCCCTTCATCTAGCAGGCAAATTGTTTCAGCAATTTTTAGTAGATGCATATGTTAAAGTTGAAGGCCAACGGCTTGCATTTATTCGCCGAAATCAAAACCAGCTTCGAGCAGAGTCCTACCAAGGACTTCTGGATTACCTCCAAAATGCTGCAGATCAACGTAACTTACAAGCAGGTAATGTTGTTGTCTTGCCTTCCACCTTTTCTGGCTCACCCCGTAACATGCATCAGTTGTACCTTGATGCAATGGCATTGGTTTCAAAGAAGGGTAAGCCAGATTTGTTCTTGACTTTTACTTGCAATCCAAAATGGCCAGAAATTGTTACTAATTTGTTACCTGGTCAATCTGCTTCTGATAGACCGGATTTGGTTGCAagggtttttaaattaaaattactagctttgaaaaaagatttaaaagacGGTGTATTGGGTGTTCTGTGTGCACATGTAGATGTTATTGAATTTCAAAAAAGAGGTTTACCGCATGTTCATATGCTTTTACATCTACACAATGAGTTTAAATTACGAAATGCTGATGATattgacttattaatttgtGCACAGATTCCGGATCAAAACCAAGATGCTGAATTGCATGATATAATAAAGTCATGTATGATCCATGGGCCATGTGGCCACCTTAATAATACATCTCCGTGCATGAAAGAGGGTGAGTGTACTAAGCATTTTCCTAAGCAGTTTAATGACGGAACTGTTATAAATGTTGATGGTTATCCCATGTACCATCGCCCTGATAATGGAAGAACGGTAAGAATTCGAAACTTAGATGTTGATAATAGGTGGGTTGTGCCTTATAACCCTTtcctatgtaaaaaatatatggcaCATATAAACTTGGAAGCGTGTGTGTCAATTAAAAGTGTTAAGTAtttgtataaatatatttacaaaggTTATGATACTGCACACATAGAAATCAATGAGCGGATCGATCATGATGAAGTAACAACATTCTTAGATGCCAGATATGTGTCTGCACCTGAAGCAACTTGGCGTCTCTGTGAATTTCCTATGCATACTCAGAGTCATTCCATCATAAGACTTCCTGTTCACCTTCCAAATCACCAACAAGTGTTTTTTAGGGAAGGCAACGAGGCTGTTGCTGCTGACAGGGCTGAAAATTCTAAGACGATGTTAACAGCCTGGTTTCAATTAAATCAGCAGGACCAGCATGCGCAACGACTTTTTTACACTGAAATACCTTACCACTTTGTTTTTCGGAatacacaacaacaaaaacggtGGGTAGTTAGGCAACGCGGTGCTGAAAAGATAGTAAGTAGAATGTATAATGCCAGTATCCGCGAAGGTGAAAGGTATTTTTTGCGCGTCCTTCTATTGCATGTCCCTGGTGCTACGTCTTTTGACGACTTAAGACATTTCGAAGAAAATATTTATGCTTCTTTTAGGGATGCATGCTTAGCACGAGGATTGTTAGCTGATGATAATCTTTGGATTCGCACCATGAACGAGTTAGTGGAATATGCTTCTCCATCTAAAATGAGAAAAGCGTTTTCTTTTATATTGATTCACGGTGAACCGAATAACCCACATGAATTGTGGGAAACCTTTCGTGCTGCTATGATGGAGGATTACTTACGTCACCACCCTGAAGTACAGGCAGAACAAATGGTGCTAGGTAAAATTAAAGGGGTTATTCAGCAATTTGGTAAGCGTcttactgattttggtcttcctGCTTTACAGGAAGCTTTGCTTGATGATTTGCCAAATGCTGAAGAAATGAGGCAGGAGGCTGTAAATATCAGGCCTTTGTTAAATGCTAAGCAGGTTCATGTAGCTGATTCTATTATAAATGCCGTCACCAATAGTAACATTAATGTTGCCAATATTTTCTTCCTAGATGGGCCAGGTGGCACAGGTAAAACTTTTACATATAATTATATTATTAAGGAAGTTATTGCGAGAAATCTGTGTGTTGCTACTTGTGCCTGGACAGGTATTGCTGCCACATTATTGCAGAATGGTAAGACTGTCCACTCTCTTTTCAAGTTACCAGTCCCTGTTTTAGACGGCTGTACATGTAATATCAAACCCAATAGTGATCATGCAGCATTTTTAAGAAGACAGGTCATCATTATATTTGATGAAGCCAGCATGATACCTAAATATGCTTTGGAAGCTATTGACAGAATGTTTAGGGATATATGTAATAGTGAAATTCCCTTTGCAGGTAAAGTTATTCTTCTGGGAGGAGATTTCCGTCAAGTACTCCCTGTTGTCAGAAGAGCCGGACCTGCACAAATTGTAGAAGTTTGTTTGAAAAGCTCAGAACTCTGGCACTTGACTCGAATTTTCCACCTCCACACGAACATGAGAGCTGGAGAAGGAGAGCAAGTCTttgctgaatttcttttaaacctTGGTAGTGGTCGGGTGCCACAAAAACCAGATGATCCAAATCAAGGTTGTATTGAAATTCCCCATGAATGTGTTCTGCAACCTAATGAAAATATCGTTACTTCTATCTTTAGTGAATTAGATGACGTGGAATTTTCACGTTGTGTCATCTTAACCCCAACAAACGAAGAAGCGTTggaaataaatgaacaaattttGAATCAAATTCCTGGTGATACCCGTACATATTACAGTATCGACTCTGTTGTTTCGGATGATCAAGAAGAAATTGATTTATATCCCATGGAGTTTATTAATTCCTTAACTCCAAGTGGTATGCCACCACACCAATTAAATGTCAAAGTTGGATCTGTTGTAATGTTGTTGGGAAATCTGTCCCTTAAAGACGGTCTTTGTAATGGTACAAGGTTAATGGTTCGTAATCTGCGTGCAAATGTTATCGATTGTGAAATTCTTACCGGTATTCGTAGAGGTGATCGTGTGTTAATTCCGAGAGTGTCCCTCTGTCCAAATGATACAAATCTACCCTTTCAAATTAAACGCACCCAGTTTCCTTTAAGATTGTCTTACGCATTGACTATAAATAAAAGTCAAGGCCAAACTTTTGAGAAAGTTGGTATATTTTTACGTAGACCTTGCTTTAGTCATGGCCAACTTTATGTTGCATTTTCACGTGCTCGGTCATTTCAAGCAGTTAAAGTACAGGTTGTTAATACTTTTAAGCAAGGTTATGTAGGAGATAggtgttttacaaaaaatattgtttttccacAAGTATTATAA